A single genomic interval of Mucilaginibacter boryungensis harbors:
- a CDS encoding amidohydrolase family protein, producing MIKKTLLIAALTVPFMALAQQGKLWLIKTGKLFDSETAQFKPSMDILVKNGRIEDVKPDVLVTAAEKKQYALIDLTKYTVLPGLIDVHTHLLYKETLENTVDLVRHLTMEGDVYRALYGAARAKGYLEAGITSVQDLGNSGQYADMALRQAIGEGLLPGPRMNCSGPGLAAAGAQMPGVNFQSQRIIDGEYRIVSGVDDAVQAVREHVNQGVNVIKLYADNAPNKTMLSIEEMRAVVNEAHRYKIRVTAHATFDLSIHNAVIAGVDCIEHGYSVSDSTLQLMAKKHVMLVPTDGDRYGLASLLKSPTGDTTGVGARIALIQRRKTDRLQRAIKAGVTIAYGSDDYADTKMSYGEPSKRNLIGLYEKGVPIPQVLQIATLNSAKELNRGNQIGILKKGYLADIIAVDNNVDKDISAVLKVPFVMKNGEVYVNK from the coding sequence ATGATAAAGAAAACATTGTTAATAGCAGCCCTGACGGTGCCTTTTATGGCCTTAGCCCAGCAGGGGAAATTATGGCTTATTAAAACTGGTAAGCTGTTTGATAGCGAAACCGCGCAGTTTAAACCCAGTATGGATATTCTTGTAAAGAACGGCCGTATAGAAGATGTAAAGCCTGACGTGCTGGTAACAGCGGCCGAAAAGAAACAATATGCACTTATCGATCTGACAAAATATACGGTTTTGCCCGGCCTGATAGACGTGCATACGCATTTACTCTATAAAGAAACGCTGGAGAACACGGTTGACCTGGTAAGGCATTTAACTATGGAGGGTGACGTTTATCGGGCTTTGTATGGGGCAGCACGTGCTAAAGGCTACCTGGAAGCGGGCATCACATCAGTTCAGGATTTGGGCAACTCGGGCCAATATGCAGATATGGCCCTTAGGCAAGCTATTGGCGAAGGTTTGTTACCCGGACCCCGCATGAATTGCTCCGGACCAGGGCTGGCTGCCGCGGGGGCGCAAATGCCGGGTGTAAACTTTCAGTCGCAGCGTATTATTGATGGTGAATATCGTATCGTATCGGGGGTGGATGATGCCGTGCAAGCCGTGCGCGAACATGTAAACCAGGGTGTCAACGTAATTAAACTTTATGCCGATAATGCCCCTAATAAAACAATGCTGAGCATTGAAGAAATGCGTGCTGTAGTAAACGAAGCCCACCGCTATAAGATAAGGGTTACGGCCCATGCCACTTTCGATCTGTCTATACATAATGCTGTAATAGCGGGGGTAGACTGTATTGAACATGGATATAGCGTATCAGACAGTACCTTGCAATTAATGGCCAAAAAACATGTGATGTTAGTACCTACCGACGGCGATAGGTACGGCTTGGCCAGCTTATTGAAATCGCCTACTGGCGATACTACAGGTGTGGGGGCACGAATAGCCCTGATACAGAGAAGGAAGACCGATCGCTTGCAACGAGCAATAAAGGCAGGCGTTACTATAGCCTACGGGTCTGATGACTATGCAGATACAAAAATGTCCTACGGCGAACCGTCAAAACGCAACCTGATCGGACTTTATGAAAAAGGAGTGCCTATCCCGCAGGTTTTACAAATAGCTACCCTTAATTCGGCCAAAGAGCTTAACCGCGGTAACCAAATTGGCATATTGAAAAAAGGTTACCTGGCAGATATTATTGCAGTTGATAATAACGTTGACAAAGACATCAGCGCCGTGCTAAAAGTGCCGTTTGTGATGAAAAATGGTGAAGTGTATGTAAATAAATAA
- a CDS encoding fumarylacetoacetate hydrolase family protein yields MKLVSYKTEDREHLGIYANKHIYNLNSCDKLIPDEMNAFLQGGDELMERAKKINADIISGKLQAKEELFFELLAPVPHPTSCRDGYAFRQHVAAARRNRKVDMIAEFDQYPIFYFTNHNAIQGVGEIECMPDHFQKLDFELEVAVVIGKKGRNITAAEADSYIAGYMIMNDMSARTLQMEEMLLNLGPAKGKDFSTAIGPWLVTPDELEQYKVPAKNGHTGNSYNLEMHCSINGKRVSAGNMADMDWTFAEIIERCAYGCDILPGDVIGSGTVGTGCFLELNGTGLLNDPNYQCQWLQPGDLVEIDITGLGVLSNVIVKSKSDFSILSLKK; encoded by the coding sequence ATGAAATTAGTATCCTATAAAACCGAAGACCGCGAACATTTAGGCATTTACGCCAATAAGCACATCTATAACCTAAACTCGTGCGATAAGTTGATCCCCGACGAAATGAACGCTTTTTTACAGGGTGGTGATGAGTTAATGGAACGCGCTAAAAAAATTAACGCGGATATTATTTCAGGCAAGTTACAGGCTAAAGAGGAACTATTTTTTGAACTGCTGGCACCCGTACCCCACCCAACATCGTGCAGGGACGGCTATGCTTTTCGTCAGCATGTGGCGGCGGCCAGGCGCAACCGTAAGGTAGATATGATTGCCGAGTTTGACCAGTACCCTATCTTTTACTTTACCAACCACAACGCTATACAAGGCGTTGGCGAAATTGAATGCATGCCCGATCATTTCCAGAAGCTGGATTTTGAACTGGAAGTAGCTGTAGTGATAGGCAAAAAGGGACGCAACATTACCGCGGCCGAGGCAGACAGCTACATTGCCGGCTACATGATTATGAACGATATGAGCGCCCGCACCCTGCAAATGGAAGAAATGCTGCTAAACCTTGGCCCGGCTAAAGGTAAGGATTTTAGTACGGCAATTGGCCCGTGGCTGGTTACACCCGATGAACTGGAACAATATAAAGTACCGGCTAAAAATGGCCACACCGGCAATAGTTACAACTTAGAAATGCACTGCTCTATAAATGGCAAAAGAGTATCGGCAGGAAATATGGCAGATATGGATTGGACCTTTGCCGAGATTATTGAGCGTTGCGCCTATGGCTGTGATATTTTGCCGGGCGATGTAATAGGCTCGGGCACGGTTGGCACGGGTTGCTTCCTGGAACTAAACGGCACAGGATTACTGAACGACCCTAACTACCAATGCCAATGGCTACAACCCGGCGACCTGGTAGAAATTGATATTACCGGCTTAGGCGTGTTGAGCAATGTTATTGTGAAAAGTAAAAGCGATTTTTCGATTTTAAGCTTGAAAAAATGA
- a CDS encoding homogentisate 1,2-dioxygenase, translating to MPIYHTLGQIPHKRHTVFRKPDGGLYAEELVSTEGFSSLYSLVYHCYPPTIVKTLGEPYSVEPKIARAKHLKHTSLIGFNIKPADDYLESRKAVLVNNDLHISLAAPRKSMTDYFFKNAQADEVIFIHVGSGTLKTGFGEIKFAYGDYLVIPRGTIYQLEFDTEDNRLFIVESFGPIRTPKRYRNQFGQLMEHSPYCERDIKRPTNLQTHDEKGDFKILIKKQGLIYPYIYGTHPFDFIGWDGFHYPWGFSIHDFEPITGRLHQPPPVHQTFDGHNFVLCSFVPRKFDYHPDSIPAPYNHSNVDSDEVLYYVDGDFMSRKNVVKGQITLHPAGIPHGPHPGSVEKSIGKEATEELAVMIDPFHPLQLTEDAVNIEDGNYYHSWAEDIFPNSGLEGKLPETTE from the coding sequence ATGCCAATCTACCATACATTAGGCCAAATTCCGCATAAAAGGCACACGGTTTTCCGTAAGCCCGATGGCGGTTTATATGCCGAAGAACTGGTATCAACCGAGGGCTTTTCCAGTCTGTATTCGCTGGTTTACCATTGCTATCCGCCCACTATTGTAAAGACACTGGGTGAGCCATATTCGGTAGAGCCCAAAATTGCCCGGGCCAAACACCTGAAGCATACCAGCCTGATAGGGTTCAACATAAAACCTGCGGATGATTATCTGGAAAGCCGCAAAGCGGTACTGGTAAATAACGACCTGCATATCTCGCTGGCGGCCCCGCGCAAAAGCATGACTGATTACTTTTTCAAAAATGCCCAGGCCGATGAGGTGATCTTTATCCATGTTGGTTCCGGGACTTTGAAAACCGGGTTTGGCGAAATCAAATTTGCCTACGGCGATTACCTGGTGATACCGCGCGGTACTATTTATCAGCTGGAATTTGATACCGAGGATAACCGCTTGTTTATTGTAGAAAGCTTTGGGCCTATACGCACACCAAAACGCTACCGTAACCAATTTGGTCAGCTGATGGAGCATTCCCCGTATTGCGAGCGCGATATAAAACGCCCAACCAACCTGCAAACGCACGATGAAAAAGGCGATTTTAAAATACTGATAAAAAAACAAGGCTTAATTTATCCCTACATATACGGTACCCACCCGTTCGATTTCATCGGCTGGGATGGCTTCCATTATCCATGGGGATTTTCCATACACGATTTTGAACCAATAACCGGGCGTTTGCATCAACCGCCACCAGTGCACCAAACCTTCGACGGGCACAATTTTGTGCTTTGCAGCTTTGTGCCACGCAAGTTTGATTATCACCCCGATTCTATCCCGGCACCATACAACCATAGCAATGTGGATAGCGACGAAGTGTTGTATTATGTAGATGGCGATTTTATGAGCCGTAAAAACGTAGTGAAAGGACAAATCACCCTGCATCCGGCCGGCATACCACATGGTCCGCATCCAGGGTCGGTAGAAAAATCGATAGGTAAAGAAGCGACGGAGGAATTGGCCGTAATGATAGACCCGTTCCATCCGCTGCAGCTAACGGAAGACGCGGTGAATATAGAGGATGGTAACTACTACCATTCGTGGGCAGAAGATATCTTCCCGAATTCGGGGCTGGAGGGTAAACTTCCCGAAACAACGGAATAA
- the hppD gene encoding 4-hydroxyphenylpyruvate dioxygenase — protein sequence MDTLIAEKKTQTTDFLPLNGTDYVEFYVGNAKQAAHFYKTAFGFQNLAYAGPETGVRDRASYVLQQGKIRLVLTTPLHSDHPIAEHIKKHGDGVKVLAIWVDDAYSAFEQTTIRGAIPYQQPQTLTDEYGEVRTSGIKLYGETVHLFIERKKYNGVFLPGYQKLENNYNPTDTGLLYVDHCVGNVGWHKMNEWVNFYEEVMGFKNILTFDDKMISTEYSALMSKVMSNGNGYVKFPINEPAEGKKKSQIEEYLEFYEGEGVQHLALATHDIVKTVTDLQNRGVEFLTVPTTYYDELEGRVGKIDEDIEPLKQLGILVDRDDEGYLLQIFTKPVEDRPTVFFEIIQRKGARSFGAGNFKALFEAIEREQELRGNL from the coding sequence ATGGACACACTGATAGCAGAAAAAAAAACACAAACCACCGATTTTTTACCGTTGAACGGTACTGATTATGTGGAATTTTATGTTGGTAATGCCAAGCAGGCGGCCCACTTTTATAAAACAGCATTCGGCTTCCAAAACCTCGCTTATGCCGGGCCGGAAACCGGGGTGCGCGATAGGGCATCGTACGTGCTGCAGCAAGGCAAAATAAGGCTGGTGTTAACTACGCCTTTGCACTCAGACCACCCAATTGCCGAGCATATTAAAAAGCATGGCGATGGCGTAAAAGTACTGGCAATTTGGGTTGATGATGCGTATAGCGCTTTTGAGCAAACCACCATCAGGGGGGCAATCCCATACCAGCAGCCGCAAACGCTGACCGACGAATACGGTGAAGTGCGCACCAGCGGCATAAAATTATACGGCGAAACCGTGCACCTGTTCATCGAACGGAAAAAGTATAATGGCGTGTTCCTACCCGGATATCAAAAACTGGAAAATAACTATAACCCTACAGATACCGGTTTGCTTTATGTTGACCATTGCGTAGGCAACGTAGGCTGGCACAAAATGAACGAGTGGGTAAATTTTTATGAAGAAGTGATGGGTTTTAAAAACATCCTGACCTTTGATGATAAGATGATATCGACCGAATATTCGGCGCTGATGAGCAAGGTTATGAGCAACGGCAACGGTTACGTAAAGTTCCCGATAAATGAACCTGCTGAAGGCAAAAAGAAAAGCCAGATTGAAGAATACCTGGAGTTTTACGAGGGTGAAGGCGTGCAGCACCTGGCGTTAGCTACGCATGATATAGTAAAAACGGTAACCGATCTGCAAAACCGCGGGGTTGAGTTTTTAACCGTTCCAACTACTTATTATGATGAACTGGAAGGCCGCGTAGGTAAGATAGATGAGGACATTGAGCCGCTTAAACAATTAGGCATTTTAGTTGATCGCGACGACGAAGGTTACCTGCTGCAGATATTCACTAAGCCGGTAGAAGACAGGCCGACGGTTTTCTTCGAGATCATACAGCGCAAAGGCGCCCGTTCATTCGGTGCGGGTAATTTTAAGGCGCTGTTTGAAGCTATTGAACGCGAACAGGAACTAAGGGGCAACCTTTAA
- a CDS encoding DNA alkylation repair protein gives MTLAETLDHLKQKASARHHEGMARFGIDSSKALGVKMPDVRALGKTIKKDHQLAIQLWDSEVHEARILASLIADPAQVTPQLIDKWVHQFTTWDICDQACGNLFDRTPFALEKSLEYCESEQEFVKRAGFVLMAEYAVHHKKATDDVFLKMLPIIEREAWDDRNFVKKAINWALRQIGKRNTLLRRAAIQCAERILAQDTKAAKWIAKDALKELERK, from the coding sequence ATGACCCTCGCCGAAACCCTCGATCATCTTAAACAAAAAGCCTCTGCCCGGCACCATGAAGGTATGGCCCGTTTTGGCATAGATAGCAGCAAGGCCCTTGGTGTTAAAATGCCTGATGTAAGGGCGTTAGGAAAGACGATTAAAAAAGATCACCAGTTGGCTATACAGTTATGGGATTCGGAAGTACACGAGGCGCGAATATTAGCCTCGCTTATTGCCGACCCGGCGCAGGTTACCCCACAGTTAATTGATAAATGGGTGCACCAGTTCACCACCTGGGATATTTGCGACCAGGCTTGCGGCAACTTGTTCGACAGGACGCCATTTGCGCTGGAGAAATCACTGGAGTATTGCGAGTCGGAACAGGAGTTTGTAAAACGTGCAGGCTTTGTGCTGATGGCCGAATATGCCGTTCATCATAAAAAAGCTACAGACGACGTTTTTCTAAAGATGCTACCTATTATAGAGCGTGAAGCCTGGGACGACCGTAACTTTGTAAAAAAGGCCATAAACTGGGCATTGCGGCAGATTGGTAAGCGCAACACATTGCTGCGCCGCGCCGCTATACAATGTGCCGAAAGGATATTAGCGCAAGACACCAAAGCTGCTAAATGGATAGCTAAAGATGCCTTAAAGGAATTAGAGAGGAAATAA
- a CDS encoding 2-C-methyl-D-erythritol 4-phosphate cytidylyltransferase, with product MENPKSNIRNPKSYAIIVAGGSGTRMQAIVPKQFLLLNGKPVLMYTVEAFRASSYQPEIIVVMHPNFHTYWKELCDTHNFNIPHRLTDGGETRFQSVKNGLALVNDDSLVAVQDAVRPLTSVEIIDNAYKQANEYSNAIVAVKSRDSVRSLRNGKSESLLRDEIYLVQTPQTFKANLLKKAYLQPFNNGFTDDASVAEADGNVIHLVEGNYQNIKITFPEDIAIAEMLLKMRQ from the coding sequence ATGGAGAATCCGAAATCGAACATCCGAAATCCGAAATCATACGCCATCATCGTCGCCGGCGGGTCTGGTACGCGCATGCAAGCCATCGTACCCAAGCAGTTCTTGTTGCTGAATGGCAAACCGGTGTTAATGTATACGGTTGAGGCTTTTAGGGCATCATCTTATCAGCCGGAAATTATTGTGGTGATGCATCCTAATTTTCATACCTACTGGAAAGAACTTTGCGATACACATAACTTCAACATACCGCATAGGTTAACCGATGGCGGCGAAACCCGTTTCCAGTCAGTAAAGAATGGCCTGGCTTTGGTTAATGACGATAGCCTGGTGGCCGTGCAAGACGCGGTGAGACCATTAACAAGTGTTGAAATTATTGACAATGCTTATAAGCAAGCCAATGAGTACAGCAACGCTATTGTGGCCGTAAAAAGCAGGGATTCCGTCCGCAGCCTGCGCAACGGAAAATCTGAAAGTTTGCTGCGCGATGAAATTTACCTGGTACAAACCCCGCAAACATTTAAGGCCAATTTGTTAAAGAAAGCCTACCTACAGCCATTTAATAATGGTTTCACTGATGACGCCAGCGTAGCCGAAGCTGACGGTAATGTCATCCATCTGGTAGAGGGAAATTATCAAAACATCAAGATAACTTTTCCTGAAGATATTGCCATTGCAGAAATGTTGCTGAAAATGAGGCAATAA
- the queA gene encoding tRNA preQ1(34) S-adenosylmethionine ribosyltransferase-isomerase QueA, translated as MKLSQFKFNLPESLIAHSPAGARDEARLMVLHKDSGKIEHKIFRDVLDYFDDKDVMILNNTKVFPARMYGNKEKTGATIEVFLLRELNKELRLWDVLVDPARKIRVGNKLYFGDDDLLIAEVVDNTTSRGRTIRFLFDGTDEEFRRNIEILGETPLPKYIKRKATAEDKERYQTIFAKHEGAVAAPTAGLHFSRELMKRLELKGIEFAEVTLHVGLGTFRPVEVEDLTKHKMDSEQIIIEQKQADIVNRAIENKRRICAVGTTSMRAIESAVSANKTLKPVNDWTSKFIFPPYDFSIANSMITNFHTPESTLLMMISAFGGYENVMNAYEVAIKEKYRFYSYGDAMLII; from the coding sequence ATGAAATTATCTCAATTTAAATTCAACTTACCAGAATCGCTTATAGCACATAGTCCGGCCGGTGCGCGTGATGAAGCACGGTTAATGGTTTTGCACAAAGACTCGGGTAAAATTGAGCATAAAATATTCAGAGATGTTTTGGATTATTTTGATGACAAGGATGTAATGATCCTTAACAACACCAAGGTTTTCCCGGCCCGTATGTACGGTAATAAAGAAAAAACAGGTGCTACCATTGAAGTATTTTTGCTGCGCGAACTAAACAAGGAATTACGCTTATGGGATGTACTGGTTGACCCGGCCCGTAAAATACGTGTTGGTAATAAGCTGTATTTTGGTGATGACGACCTGCTGATTGCAGAGGTGGTAGATAACACTACTTCACGCGGCCGCACCATCCGTTTCTTATTTGATGGCACCGACGAAGAGTTTCGCCGTAATATTGAAATATTGGGCGAGACACCACTGCCAAAATACATTAAACGTAAAGCTACTGCCGAAGATAAAGAGCGCTACCAAACTATTTTTGCCAAGCATGAAGGCGCCGTGGCTGCACCTACTGCCGGGCTGCACTTTAGCCGCGAACTAATGAAACGCCTTGAACTGAAAGGCATTGAGTTTGCCGAGGTTACCCTGCATGTTGGTTTAGGTACCTTCCGCCCGGTTGAAGTGGAGGATTTGACCAAGCACAAAATGGATTCGGAGCAAATCATTATCGAGCAAAAACAAGCGGATATTGTTAACCGTGCCATTGAAAATAAACGACGCATTTGCGCTGTGGGTACAACATCCATGCGCGCTATAGAATCTGCAGTATCGGCCAATAAAACCTTGAAGCCAGTTAACGACTGGACAAGCAAGTTCATTTTCCCGCCGTATGATTTCAGTATCGCTAACTCGATGATCACTAACTTCCACACACCGGAATCGACCCTGTTGATGATGATCAGTGCTTTTGGCGGTTATGAGAATGTAATGAACGCTTACGAAGTAGCTATTAAGGAGAAATATCGTTTTTACAGCTATGGCGATGCCATGCTGATCATCTAA
- a CDS encoding ABC transporter permease, translating to MIFLKLFRESFLFAYDALRQNKLRTMLSLLGVTIGIFTIIAVFSAVDTLHANLNSSVDKLGSNSIYIQKMPWIMNGDYPWWKYMQRPMPNLRDYDKLKDRTQTAVGVTYQIYIDNRTVKYGSNFVENVRISAASYDYYLTRNFDLQAGRYFTENESRTGAAVVIIGADVATGLFPNLDPVGKRIKVMGRYETVIGVFAKEGENMLGVTSDQLIVMPVNFARNIIDIQGDRYNAQIVVKGREGISESGVESELKGVMRSIRMLKPGQDDNFALNKSTILTDGFNQLFGIVDIAGWIIGGFSILVGGFGIANIMFVSVKERTNIIGIQKSLGAKNYFILLQFLIEAIVLCLMGGLIGLGTVYLGTYLVKWIWDIAIVLDIHNIIVGISISVIIGMISGIIPAWFASKLDPVEAIRTN from the coding sequence ATGATATTTTTAAAACTCTTTAGGGAAAGCTTTTTGTTTGCGTACGACGCGTTACGGCAAAATAAGCTGCGCACCATGTTATCCCTGTTAGGGGTAACCATTGGTATTTTCACCATTATAGCTGTTTTTTCGGCTGTTGATACTTTGCACGCCAACTTAAACAGCAGTGTAGATAAACTGGGAAGTAACAGTATTTACATACAAAAAATGCCGTGGATAATGAATGGCGATTACCCCTGGTGGAAATACATGCAGCGCCCTATGCCCAACCTGCGCGATTATGATAAACTTAAAGACCGCACGCAAACTGCCGTTGGGGTAACTTACCAGATATATATTGATAACCGCACCGTTAAGTATGGAAGCAACTTTGTAGAGAACGTACGCATTAGCGCCGCATCATACGATTATTATTTAACCCGTAATTTTGACTTACAAGCCGGACGTTATTTTACCGAAAATGAATCGCGCACGGGGGCGGCTGTGGTGATTATAGGGGCTGATGTGGCTACGGGTTTATTCCCTAATCTTGATCCGGTGGGCAAGCGTATAAAAGTGATGGGCCGTTATGAAACCGTAATTGGTGTTTTTGCTAAAGAGGGTGAGAATATGTTAGGGGTGACCAGCGACCAACTAATAGTGATGCCGGTAAACTTTGCCCGCAATATTATAGACATCCAGGGTGATAGGTACAATGCGCAAATTGTGGTGAAAGGCCGTGAAGGCATAAGCGAGAGCGGCGTAGAAAGCGAATTGAAAGGCGTAATGCGTTCTATACGGATGCTGAAGCCGGGCCAGGATGATAATTTTGCCCTAAATAAATCGACCATATTAACCGATGGCTTTAACCAGCTATTCGGCATTGTTGACATTGCCGGTTGGATCATAGGTGGCTTTTCTATATTGGTAGGCGGCTTTGGTATTGCCAACATTATGTTTGTATCGGTAAAAGAACGTACAAATATTATCGGTATCCAAAAATCATTGGGTGCAAAAAACTATTTTATATTACTGCAATTTTTAATTGAGGCTATTGTACTTTGCTTAATGGGCGGGCTCATTGGGCTGGGGACGGTTTACCTGGGTACCTATCTGGTAAAATGGATATGGGATATTGCCATTGTGCTTGATATACACAACATTATTGTCGGTATCAGCATATCGGTTATTATTGGTATGATATCGGGCATAATACCCGCCTGGTTTGCCAGCAAGCTTGACCCGGTAGAAGCGATAAGGACTAATTAA